A DNA window from Rossellomorea marisflavi contains the following coding sequences:
- the glmS gene encoding methylaspartate mutase subunit S encodes MKNAHTIVMGVIGEDCHSVGNKVLHFAFQEKGFTVHNLGVQCSQEEFIEAAKEVNADAIIVSSLYGHAELDCRGFATNCTKSGLAQVLLYIGGNLAIGKNEWAMVEKKFLKMGFHRAFHPSADLDQAIEWIRADISLQKGTHSIPGTEKEDATKKRKIN; translated from the coding sequence ATGAAGAATGCACATACGATTGTGATGGGTGTCATAGGTGAAGATTGCCACTCTGTGGGCAATAAAGTTCTCCACTTTGCTTTCCAAGAGAAGGGATTTACCGTTCATAATCTTGGTGTCCAATGTTCTCAAGAAGAGTTTATTGAAGCTGCTAAGGAAGTTAACGCTGATGCAATCATCGTTTCGTCCCTTTATGGTCATGCTGAGCTAGACTGCCGGGGCTTTGCTACAAATTGTACTAAAAGTGGATTGGCTCAAGTGCTTCTTTACATTGGAGGAAACCTTGCAATTGGAAAAAATGAGTGGGCAATGGTGGAGAAAAAGTTTCTTAAGATGGGATTCCATCGTGCCTTTCACCCATCCGCCGATCTTGATCAAGCAATAGAATGGATTCGCGCGGATATTTCATTACAAAAGGGGACACACTCAATCCCTGGCACGGAGAAGGAAGATGCGACCAAAAAACGCAAAATTAACTGA
- a CDS encoding 3-oxoacyl-ACP synthase III family protein: MIETTVKDKQNVMTLSRPIGILSSGMFVPENEVSNEDLSSHLDTSDEWIVDKTGIKTRRFVSEDQATSDLCIEAAKQAIENAGLDAQEIDAIIIASFTPDQILPSTSVIVKDALGINNAITIDMNQAACAGGIYGLFLGTHLLQNPSIQHVLVIGAESLSKYTNPQDRTTRVFFGDAAGAVILHHEADGYNLLSWELDSELSYKVEIPAGGSRKPTNEWTVKQDEHYIKMDGRTVWNMATKHLPNSIQAVIDQMELTPDDIDHYIVHQANLNIIQEVLKKLGQPDHKTTINIDKFGNTGAATVLTVLHQAMNTKAVASGDTLVIGGIGAGFIWGALGLSRAT, encoded by the coding sequence ATGATTGAAACAACTGTCAAAGACAAACAGAATGTAATGACTTTGAGTAGACCGATTGGGATCCTTTCATCGGGAATGTTCGTTCCAGAAAATGAGGTGTCAAATGAGGACTTAAGCAGCCATCTTGACACTTCTGATGAATGGATCGTGGATAAGACCGGGATCAAGACAAGAAGGTTTGTCAGTGAGGACCAAGCAACCTCCGATCTCTGTATTGAGGCAGCAAAACAAGCCATCGAAAATGCCGGTTTGGATGCCCAAGAGATTGATGCGATCATCATTGCCTCATTTACTCCGGATCAGATTCTCCCCTCCACATCGGTCATTGTAAAGGATGCTCTTGGAATCAACAATGCGATAACCATTGATATGAATCAGGCAGCTTGTGCAGGTGGGATCTATGGATTGTTTTTGGGAACCCATTTGTTGCAGAATCCTTCAATTCAACATGTGCTGGTCATCGGGGCAGAGTCCTTATCTAAGTATACGAATCCACAAGACCGGACCACTCGTGTATTCTTTGGCGATGCAGCTGGGGCCGTCATTCTTCATCATGAAGCTGATGGGTATAATCTTTTATCTTGGGAACTTGACTCTGAGTTGTCTTATAAGGTCGAGATTCCTGCAGGTGGGTCCAGGAAACCAACGAATGAATGGACTGTGAAGCAAGATGAGCACTATATCAAAATGGATGGTAGGACAGTATGGAATATGGCCACTAAGCACCTTCCAAACTCGATCCAGGCGGTTATTGATCAAATGGAACTTACACCAGATGATATTGACCACTATATTGTTCATCAGGCCAATCTGAACATCATTCAGGAAGTATTGAAAAAGCTTGGTCAGCCTGATCATAAGACCACTATCAATATTGACAAATTTGGGAATACAGGAGCAGCCACTGTGTTGACAGTGTTGCATCAGGCTATGAATACGAAAGCAGTAGCATCGGGAGATACTCTTGTAATCGGTGGAATAGGTGCAGGTTTCATATGGGGAGCGCTGGGTTTATCAAGGGCCACGTAA
- a CDS encoding methylaspartate mutase subunit E — MRPKNAKLTEDIFYRIREQVLGSWPTGHWIDLEESVEYLRSLPPHKSFPEVLTEAKKVNRVLLQPRGGVATITGQTALLEGFIKAGADVMPVTIDSYTRQNAYLKSEQGLSESLTKDTSVLNGFPAVNHGLRGCRKLSEAIPRPLQARHGSPDGRLLAEIIHASGWTSNEGGGISYNIPYSKKASLESSIFNWQYCDRLVGVYEEKGISLNREPFGPLTGTLVPPSISNAIAIMEGLLAAEQGVKNISLGFGSVGHVPQDIAAMKSLRMMASRLFKEFGYDVNLSTVYHQWMGNFPREESEAYSVINLGSLTSVLAGATKMIIKTPHEAEGIPTLEANMNGIRTSHHMVKMIRSQLGSLTIDVSDEMEIIQEETMLIIDEVFRLGKGDLAEGIIESFAKGVLDIPFAPSIYNHGAVMPIRDYLGAIRIVEFGNLPFNAHIKALHQERIAKRERLENKKVNHEMIVNDIFSVSNGDFFQNGTKG; from the coding sequence ATGCGACCAAAAAACGCAAAATTAACTGAAGATATATTCTACAGGATAAGGGAGCAGGTTCTAGGAAGTTGGCCAACCGGTCATTGGATTGACTTAGAAGAGTCGGTTGAATACTTGCGGTCCCTCCCGCCACACAAATCATTTCCTGAAGTCTTGACTGAAGCAAAGAAAGTAAATAGGGTATTGCTTCAGCCAAGGGGCGGAGTAGCAACCATTACTGGCCAGACTGCATTGCTGGAAGGCTTCATTAAAGCAGGAGCGGATGTCATGCCTGTTACCATTGATAGCTATACAAGACAGAATGCGTATCTGAAAAGTGAGCAAGGATTAAGTGAAAGTCTTACAAAGGATACCTCGGTCCTTAATGGGTTTCCCGCTGTGAATCATGGGTTAAGAGGGTGCCGGAAGTTGAGTGAGGCCATACCGCGCCCTCTTCAAGCCAGACATGGGTCACCTGACGGAAGGCTTCTAGCGGAAATTATACACGCTTCTGGATGGACTTCCAATGAGGGGGGCGGCATCTCTTATAACATTCCTTACTCCAAAAAAGCGAGTTTGGAAAGCAGCATCTTCAACTGGCAATATTGTGATCGGTTAGTCGGGGTTTATGAGGAAAAGGGAATTTCATTAAACCGGGAACCTTTTGGACCTTTGACGGGTACTTTGGTGCCGCCAAGCATCTCAAATGCTATTGCAATCATGGAGGGCTTACTAGCGGCCGAACAAGGGGTCAAGAATATAAGCTTGGGCTTTGGTAGTGTAGGTCACGTTCCACAGGATATAGCTGCCATGAAATCGTTGAGGATGATGGCATCGCGACTTTTTAAAGAGTTCGGATATGATGTTAACCTTTCAACCGTTTATCACCAGTGGATGGGTAATTTCCCACGTGAAGAATCTGAAGCCTATTCTGTCATTAATTTGGGGTCTCTCACATCGGTATTGGCAGGTGCGACAAAGATGATTATCAAAACACCCCATGAAGCGGAAGGTATTCCTACATTAGAGGCCAATATGAATGGAATCAGGACGTCCCATCACATGGTAAAGATGATCAGAAGCCAGTTAGGGAGCCTGACGATTGATGTGTCTGATGAAATGGAGATTATTCAAGAAGAAACCATGCTTATTATTGACGAAGTGTTTCGTTTAGGCAAAGGTGATCTGGCCGAAGGAATCATTGAATCGTTTGCAAAAGGAGTTTTGGATATACCGTTTGCGCCGAGCATCTATAACCATGGAGCAGTCATGCCGATCAGAGACTATCTAGGAGCAATTCGGATTGTAGAATTCGGCAATTTGCCCTTTAATGCTCATATTAAAGCGCTGCATCAGGAGAGGATTGCTAAGAGAGAACGTTTGGAAAACAAGAAGGTAAATCACGAAATGATTGTCAATGATATTTTTTCCGTTTCCAACGGGGATTTTTTTCAAAATGGAACCAAGGGGTGA
- a CDS encoding acyl carrier protein, producing the protein MDELIKRKVVELFTEVYGVNLQEDVDGDTILFGPDSPYKLDSMDVLRIISILKDEYKLEINAMQITNFNTLNKMVEFIKESMPQGAR; encoded by the coding sequence ATGGATGAGCTAATTAAACGAAAAGTAGTTGAATTATTTACAGAAGTATATGGGGTCAATCTACAAGAAGATGTGGATGGAGATACGATTCTTTTTGGACCGGATTCTCCTTATAAGCTGGACTCAATGGACGTGCTTCGAATCATCTCCATTTTAAAAGACGAGTATAAGCTTGAAATCAACGCGATGCAAATCACAAACTTTAACACATTGAATAAGATGGTCGAATTTATAAAAGAATCTATGCCCCAAGGAGCTAGATAA